The genome window ACCCGCCCCGTTGCAATCGATACCGGCCGAACCGGCCTTGCCAAGCGTTTGGCCCAGAGCGTGGCCGATCCCCGCCGTGAGAGCGGCCTCGCCTTTTCCGGAAAGCACCCAGTCCGTGAACACCGGTTGATACCCCATGGCTTCCAGCACGGCCACCATCTCGTCCACGGAACGCGGGTCTGAAATATCAAACTGCGGCTCGCGCTCTGCCGCGTCGTCCGCCGCGACGTGGCCCCCGACGGCCGTGCAGACTCCGGCGGAAATGCGCGTGACCCCGAGAGGAATGAGCTTGTCCCGCAAAAATGCGGGTTCGCGGGTGGACAACGTGATGCCCGCCTGGGGCATGAAGCAGCGAAACGCAAGCAACGCCTGCACAAAATGCGTATCCGAAACCGGCGTGGCCGCAAAATCCCGCTCTTCCCTGGTCGTGGGCTTCTCCCCGCAGGGCCGCATGCGCGGCAGCGAAACGCTGACCTCCTGCTCGGGATACCGCTCCTGCAAAAAGGCCGCGTGCAGGCCGGTGTAAAACATATCGCGGCGCCAGTGGTCCAGCCCGAGAAGCGCGCCCAAGTTCACGCTGCGCATGCCGCCCATGACGGCCCGCTGCGGCGCGTCCAGCCGGAAGCCGAAGTCGCGTTTGGGACCGGCGGGGTGCAGTTTTTCATACAGCACTTCATTGTATGTTTCCTGAAACATGGTCATGCTGTCGGCCCCGGCGGCCACGACAAGGGCATACTCTTCCACCGTCATGGACGGCACCTCGATGCCCACGGAAGGAAAGTAGCGGGCCAGGACCTCGATGCAGGACGCAAGGTATCGCGCGCCCGTTTTGGCCGGGGCGTCCCCGGTCAGGGCCAGAATTTTGCGCAACCCCGTGGCGGCGATGGCCTTGGCCTCGGCCTCGACTTCTTCCAAGGTAAGCATCTGCCGGGGGATGCTCCGGTTCGTGTTGAACCCGCAATACACGCACCGGTTGGTGCAGAAATTCGCAAGATACAACGGCGTGAAGAGTTGGATGGTTTTCCCGAAATGCCGGATCGTTTCGTCCCGGGCGCGGCGGGCCATGGGTTCGAGATACCCTTCCGCCGCCGGGGAGAGCAAAACGAGAAAGTCACGTTCCGTGATGCGGCCCGCCCCAAGGCTTTTACGCACGTCATCCTCGGTCACGCGGTCCGGGTCAAGCGCTTCCATAACGGCCGCGCCGCGCGCAAGTTCCGGATAAAATCCGTCGGCCATCGGCGTATACTGCTGTTTTGTCATACCAAACCTCCGGGCCCCGACTATGCTAAAAAGCCGGTCAGGTGAGCGTCGTCGGGAGACGAGGCCGCGGCGCCGTTTTCCAGCACCCTGCCGAGCCCGGCACGAAAGGCGGCGCGCCCGGCGGCAACGGCTTCGCCAAAGGCTTTTGCCATGAGCGCAGGATTATCCGCCGTTGCAATGGCGGTGTTGACGAGGCAGGAGGCGGCGCCCATTTCCATGGCGTCACAGGCTTGCGACGGCTTGCCGATGCCCGCGTCCACAATAACCGGCAGAGGGATTTCCTCGATCAGGATGCGTATCATCTCGCGCGTGGCAAGCCCCCTGTTCGTCCCGATGG of uncultured delta proteobacterium contains these proteins:
- a CDS encoding Thiazole biosynthesis protein ThiH; its protein translation is MTKQQYTPMADGFYPELARGAAVMEALDPDRVTEDDVRKSLGAGRITERDFLVLLSPAAEGYLEPMARRARDETIRHFGKTIQLFTPLYLANFCTNRCVYCGFNTNRSIPRQMLTLEEVEAEAKAIAATGLRKILALTGDAPAKTGARYLASCIEVLARYFPSVGIEVPSMTVEEYALVVAAGADSMTMFQETYNEVLYEKLHPAGPKRDFGFRLDAPQRAVMGGMRSVNLGALLGLDHWRRDMFYTGLHAAFLQERYPEQEVSVSLPRMRPCGEKPTTREERDFAATPVSDTHFVQALLAFRCFMPQAGITLSTREPAFLRDKLIPLGVTRISAGVCTAVGGHVAADDAAEREPQFDISDPRSVDEMVAVLEAMGYQPVFTDWVLSGKGEAALTAGIGHALGQTLGKAGSAGIDCNGAGI